Proteins encoded in a region of the Halosimplex halophilum genome:
- a CDS encoding 6-hydroxymethylpterin diphosphokinase MptE-like protein — translation MEFHDWEPVYTAILADMGFDRGGDERARDLLADLVSGGVGGRGGGPDGSAGASDAGGSASGADGDPSRRGDDRGGPLAPSDLEFTGEAVAVVGAGPSLGDELDTVRAADAVVAASDAAAVVREAGLAVDCMVTDLDEAGDVARELTAEGTPVAVHAHGDNRPALRERVPRLAVERVLPTTQAAPAGPVVNTGGFTDGDRAAFLADHCGADALVFAGWDFDDPDVGPLKARKLDWAERLLRWLELRRGERFAVLDGRREGIDESVLPV, via the coding sequence ATGGAGTTTCACGACTGGGAACCCGTCTACACCGCGATCCTGGCCGATATGGGGTTCGACCGCGGCGGCGACGAGCGGGCCCGCGACCTGCTCGCCGACCTCGTGAGCGGCGGGGTCGGCGGGCGCGGGGGCGGCCCCGACGGATCCGCGGGCGCGTCAGACGCCGGCGGATCCGCGTCGGGCGCCGACGGGGATCCGTCCCGGCGCGGCGACGACCGGGGCGGCCCGCTCGCGCCTTCGGACCTCGAGTTCACCGGCGAGGCGGTCGCGGTCGTCGGCGCGGGGCCGTCGCTCGGCGACGAACTGGACACCGTCCGGGCGGCCGACGCGGTCGTCGCGGCCTCCGACGCGGCCGCCGTCGTGCGGGAGGCCGGACTGGCCGTCGACTGCATGGTCACCGACCTGGACGAGGCGGGCGACGTGGCCAGGGAGCTGACCGCCGAGGGGACGCCCGTGGCGGTCCACGCCCACGGCGACAACCGCCCGGCGCTGCGCGAGCGGGTCCCCCGCCTCGCGGTCGAGCGGGTGTTGCCGACGACCCAGGCCGCCCCCGCCGGCCCCGTCGTCAACACGGGCGGGTTCACCGACGGCGACCGGGCGGCGTTCCTCGCGGACCACTGCGGCGCCGACGCCCTGGTCTTCGCCGGCTGGGACTTCGACGACCCCGACGTGGGCCCGCTGAAGGCGCGGAAACTCGACTGGGCCGAGCGGCTGCTCCGGTGGCTGGAACTGCGGCGCGGCGAGCGGTTCGCGGTGCTGGACGGTCGGCGGGAGGGCATCGACGAGTCCGTGCTGCCGGTGTGA
- a CDS encoding sulfite exporter TauE/SafE family protein, translating into MSFSSVQKSFLKYQHVFVFAAPVVFVASVFLFAPTDGAGGPGYWLEYWWLFPAFLTGATIVNTVGISGSALFVPFLIFVYPLFAQPLTPQTIVKVGLISEAFGLSSSSVAFVQYGLVDRRLALSIVAGAVPFVIAGAILSFVVPEPVFHGLLGLALLAASVLLFRADLDHEEPEGATDGELRAATDGGTADLPDDADKLGPAGVDTAADGTVTRVDREGDDYSYTRGGYLERFANYSIGGTFQGLAGFGAGELGIISMLRTNVPVRVAIGSNHIVVASTAILASVVHVFGGTVLDALGIHVPGVHSLSLATTPWNMVVFTAPAAATGGQIAPYVSNALETDTIKTFVGGLFAVIAVALFGMAVGV; encoded by the coding sequence GTGAGTTTCAGTTCCGTCCAGAAGTCGTTCCTGAAGTACCAGCACGTCTTCGTGTTCGCGGCGCCGGTGGTCTTCGTCGCGAGCGTGTTCCTGTTCGCGCCGACGGACGGCGCCGGCGGTCCGGGCTACTGGCTGGAGTACTGGTGGCTGTTCCCGGCGTTCCTGACCGGCGCCACCATCGTCAACACGGTCGGGATCAGCGGGTCGGCGCTGTTCGTCCCGTTCCTGATCTTCGTCTATCCCCTGTTCGCACAGCCGCTCACGCCCCAGACGATCGTCAAGGTGGGGCTGATCAGCGAGGCGTTCGGGCTGTCGAGTTCGTCGGTCGCGTTCGTCCAGTACGGGCTGGTCGACCGGCGGCTCGCGCTGAGCATCGTCGCCGGCGCCGTCCCGTTCGTGATCGCCGGGGCGATCCTCTCGTTCGTCGTCCCGGAGCCGGTGTTCCACGGGCTGCTGGGGCTGGCGCTGCTCGCCGCCTCCGTGCTCCTGTTCAGGGCCGATCTGGACCACGAAGAGCCCGAGGGAGCGACCGACGGCGAACTCAGGGCCGCGACCGACGGCGGCACCGCGGACCTGCCCGACGACGCCGACAAGCTCGGTCCCGCCGGCGTCGACACCGCCGCGGACGGCACCGTCACGCGGGTCGACCGCGAGGGCGACGACTACTCGTACACGCGCGGCGGGTATCTCGAACGGTTCGCCAACTACAGTATCGGCGGTACTTTCCAGGGGCTGGCCGGCTTCGGCGCCGGCGAACTGGGCATCATCTCGATGCTCCGGACGAACGTCCCCGTCCGCGTCGCCATCGGCTCGAACCACATCGTGGTCGCCTCGACGGCCATCCTGGCCTCGGTCGTCCACGTCTTCGGCGGGACCGTGCTGGACGCGCTCGGGATCCACGTCCCCGGCGTCCACTCGCTGTCCCTGGCGACCACGCCGTGGAACATGGTCGTGTTCACCGCGCCCGCGGCGGCGACCGGCGGCCAGATCGCCCCCTACGTCTCGAACGCCCTGGAGACCGACACGATCAAGACCTTCGTCGGCGGCCTGTTCGCCGTCATCGCCGTCGCGCTGTTCGGCATGGCGGTGGGTGTCTGA
- a CDS encoding S9 family peptidase: protein MDELPADAVYDRTRPTELAVSPDGDRVAFAASEADPDEDETLQSVFVVPADGSRDPHRLTRASGAWNVEWSPDGSKLGVVMVRDEDVDMRVGRDDEGENGADADGETDGDDAEDAADEDGEENGANGDDEPKPQVWVYDLELGGDARQVTDREEGVRDFDWGPEGERVVVSARDPTDEEAEYLEQRREDGPVETERLQHKMDGQGWLDTVTTYLFVVDVETREERRLDDARGGGIFEALGGLQPAWHPEDERIAFCAYHGDDPDDTYVYDLHVVDAADGSVERLTDGEYTASGPVWSPGGNRLAFAARNPTNWYVPADVAVAAPDTGEYRVLTGDLDRTLGWGGGPQWLDDRRILAGIGDEGWTRFVRLDAGETGVPEGPDPRHDRVFDRQSRTETHLGFDADAGTVAAIRSHPAEGYDVHAMDAADIDAGPDDADPRRRLTDLNPDLVADYDHPGTARSRFESDDGTAVEAITHYPPDFDPDDPDPRPALLWIHGGPMAYDQPQFALLTSFWTTRGYLVHRVNYRGSTSYGRAFCEALKGAWNTVEVEDLLAGTEDLVDREWADPDRLFVGGFSQGGVNTAYVLTRTDRFAAGLAEHGVYDMRSAFGTDDSHRWIENDFGLPWENPEAYDAASSITDADRIDTPLLLTAGGNDWRCPPTQSEQLYRTLRKRGVESKLVVYPDEHHNVGDPDREIHRLETLDDWVARFDPGREGDENGDETTGAGGEDGADGDDGDGDGGTDDH, encoded by the coding sequence ATGGACGAACTCCCCGCCGACGCGGTCTACGACCGGACGCGCCCGACCGAACTCGCGGTCTCGCCGGACGGCGACCGGGTCGCGTTCGCCGCCAGCGAGGCCGACCCCGACGAGGACGAGACCCTGCAATCCGTGTTCGTCGTCCCCGCCGACGGGAGCCGCGACCCCCACCGACTCACTCGCGCCAGCGGCGCGTGGAACGTCGAGTGGTCGCCGGACGGCTCGAAGCTCGGCGTCGTCATGGTCCGCGACGAGGACGTGGACATGCGCGTCGGCCGCGACGACGAGGGCGAAAACGGAGCCGACGCTGACGGCGAGACCGACGGCGACGACGCCGAAGACGCTGCCGACGAGGACGGCGAGGAGAACGGCGCGAACGGCGACGACGAACCCAAGCCCCAGGTCTGGGTGTACGACCTCGAACTCGGCGGGGACGCCCGGCAGGTGACCGACCGCGAGGAGGGCGTCCGGGACTTCGACTGGGGGCCCGAGGGCGAGCGGGTCGTCGTCTCGGCCCGGGACCCGACCGACGAGGAGGCGGAGTACCTCGAACAGCGCCGCGAGGACGGCCCCGTCGAGACCGAGCGCCTCCAGCACAAGATGGACGGCCAGGGGTGGCTCGACACCGTCACGACCTACCTGTTCGTCGTCGACGTCGAGACCCGCGAGGAGCGCCGGCTCGACGACGCCCGCGGCGGCGGGATCTTCGAGGCGCTCGGCGGCCTCCAGCCGGCCTGGCACCCCGAGGACGAACGGATCGCGTTCTGCGCGTACCACGGCGACGACCCCGACGACACCTACGTCTACGACCTCCACGTCGTCGACGCCGCGGACGGGTCGGTCGAACGCCTCACCGACGGGGAGTACACCGCGTCCGGTCCCGTCTGGAGCCCCGGCGGGAACCGGCTCGCGTTCGCCGCCCGGAACCCGACGAACTGGTACGTCCCGGCCGACGTGGCGGTCGCCGCCCCCGATACCGGCGAGTACCGCGTCCTCACCGGCGACCTCGACCGGACGCTGGGGTGGGGCGGGGGGCCGCAGTGGCTCGACGACCGGCGGATCCTCGCGGGGATCGGCGACGAGGGGTGGACCCGCTTCGTCCGCCTCGACGCGGGCGAGACCGGCGTGCCCGAGGGGCCGGACCCCCGCCACGATCGCGTCTTCGACCGACAGTCGCGGACGGAGACCCACCTCGGGTTCGACGCCGACGCCGGGACCGTGGCCGCGATCCGCAGCCACCCCGCGGAGGGGTACGACGTGCACGCGATGGACGCTGCGGACATCGACGCCGGCCCCGACGACGCGGACCCGCGCCGGCGGCTGACCGACCTGAACCCCGACCTCGTCGCCGACTACGACCACCCCGGGACCGCACGGTCGCGCTTCGAGAGCGACGACGGCACCGCCGTCGAGGCGATCACGCACTACCCGCCCGACTTCGACCCCGACGACCCCGACCCGCGGCCGGCGCTGCTGTGGATCCACGGCGGCCCGATGGCCTACGACCAGCCGCAGTTCGCGCTCCTGACCTCGTTCTGGACGACGCGGGGGTACCTCGTCCACCGCGTCAACTACCGCGGGTCGACCTCCTACGGCCGGGCGTTCTGCGAGGCGCTGAAGGGCGCCTGGAACACCGTCGAGGTCGAGGACCTGCTCGCGGGGACCGAGGACCTCGTCGACCGGGAGTGGGCCGACCCCGACCGGCTGTTCGTCGGCGGCTTCTCCCAGGGCGGGGTCAACACCGCGTACGTGCTGACCCGAACCGACCGCTTCGCTGCGGGTCTCGCCGAACACGGCGTCTACGACATGCGCTCGGCGTTCGGCACCGACGACTCCCACCGGTGGATCGAGAACGACTTCGGCCTCCCGTGGGAGAACCCCGAGGCGTACGACGCGGCGTCGTCGATCACCGACGCCGACCGGATCGACACGCCGCTCCTGCTGACCGCCGGCGGGAACGACTGGCGGTGTCCGCCCACCCAGTCCGAGCAGCTCTACCGCACCCTGCGGAAACGCGGCGTCGAGTCGAAACTCGTCGTCTACCCCGACGAGCACCACAACGTCGGCGACCCCGACCGCGAGATCCACCGGCTGGAGACCCTCGACGACTGGGTCGCCCGCTTCGACCCCGGGCGGGAAGGCGACGAAAACGGCGACGAAACTACCGGCGCAGGCGGTGAGGACGGAGCTGACGGCGACGACGGCGACGGTGACGGCGGGACCGACGACCACTGA
- a CDS encoding ABC transporter permease has translation MRGAVPVAGRILRTLRGDRRTLALVVAVPAFVVYLLSEVFPRPEPVAPVILGVFVFFLTYLLTAVGFLRERTAGTLERVLVAPVARSGVVAGYVLGYGALAAVQSVVLLAAAVAFLDVTFANGVALFVAVELLGAFTALGVGVSLSLFAENEFQAVQFIPVVITPQVILGGTFLPVEELPVYLAWPARAMPITYLIRAMEYVVLDRRTPGEFHVAVAALVAFVALALAVSLAAIRRAA, from the coding sequence GTGAGGGGAGCGGTCCCCGTCGCGGGACGCATCCTGCGGACGCTCAGAGGGGACCGGCGGACGCTCGCGCTGGTCGTCGCCGTCCCCGCGTTCGTCGTCTACCTGCTGAGCGAGGTGTTCCCGCGGCCCGAGCCCGTGGCCCCGGTCATCCTCGGCGTGTTCGTGTTCTTCCTGACGTACCTGCTCACGGCGGTCGGCTTCCTGCGGGAGCGAACGGCGGGAACGCTCGAACGGGTGCTCGTCGCGCCGGTCGCCCGGAGCGGGGTCGTCGCCGGGTACGTCCTCGGCTACGGCGCCCTCGCCGCGGTCCAGTCGGTCGTCCTGCTCGCCGCGGCCGTCGCCTTCCTCGACGTGACGTTCGCCAACGGCGTCGCCCTGTTCGTCGCCGTCGAGCTCCTCGGTGCGTTCACCGCGCTCGGCGTCGGCGTCTCGCTGTCGCTGTTCGCCGAGAACGAGTTCCAGGCCGTCCAGTTCATCCCCGTCGTGATCACTCCCCAGGTGATCCTCGGCGGGACCTTCCTCCCGGTCGAGGAGCTCCCGGTCTACCTGGCGTGGCCCGCCCGCGCGATGCCGATCACCTACCTGATCCGGGCGATGGAGTACGTCGTCCTCGACCGGCGGACCCCGGGCGAGTTCCACGTCGCCGTCGCCGCGCTCGTCGCGTTCGTGGCGCTCGCCCTCGCCGTCTCGCTGGCCGCGATCCGGCGGGCGGCGTGA
- a CDS encoding TIGR04024 family LLM class F420-dependent oxidoreductase produces MTDGAAPTRDAFLPVAAQPSVDQLVEFAREAEQLGYERAWLPETWGRDAVTTLTTIAERTETIGIGTSIANVYSRSPALIGQTAATLQEVSEGRLRVGLGPSGPAVVEGWHGVDYDRPLRRTRETIEVVRLVLSGDPVEYDGEIFTLSGLRLRCDPPETVPGIDAAGMGPKSVELAGRFADGWHALMLTRGGLRDRLADLKRGAELGDRDPEELRVTLSLPCIALDDRERARRLARNHLAFYVGAMGTFYREALERQGYDEEAVEIASEWANGNREAALAAVSDELLDDLGIAGTPEECRERYAAWESIEGVDAVSVSFPRGAEPDEISATMRALAPA; encoded by the coding sequence GTGACCGACGGAGCCGCGCCGACCCGCGACGCCTTCCTCCCGGTCGCCGCACAGCCGTCGGTCGATCAGCTCGTCGAGTTCGCCCGCGAGGCCGAGCAGTTGGGCTACGAGCGCGCCTGGCTCCCCGAGACCTGGGGCCGCGACGCCGTGACGACGCTGACGACCATCGCCGAGCGTACCGAGACGATCGGGATCGGCACTTCTATCGCGAACGTGTACTCCCGTTCGCCGGCGCTGATCGGCCAGACCGCCGCGACGCTGCAGGAGGTCTCGGAGGGGCGCTTGCGCGTCGGCCTCGGCCCCAGCGGCCCAGCCGTCGTCGAGGGGTGGCACGGCGTCGACTACGACCGCCCGCTGCGGCGGACCCGCGAGACCATCGAGGTCGTACGGCTCGTGCTCTCGGGCGACCCCGTCGAGTACGACGGCGAGATATTCACGCTCTCGGGGCTGCGTTTACGCTGTGATCCGCCGGAGACGGTCCCGGGGATCGACGCCGCCGGGATGGGGCCGAAGTCCGTCGAACTCGCCGGCCGGTTCGCCGACGGCTGGCACGCGCTGATGCTGACGAGAGGGGGATTGCGCGACCGGCTTGCGGACCTGAAACGGGGGGCCGAACTCGGCGACCGCGACCCCGAGGAGTTGCGCGTGACCCTCTCGCTCCCCTGCATCGCGCTGGACGACCGCGAGCGGGCGCGGCGGCTCGCCCGGAACCACCTGGCGTTCTACGTTGGCGCCATGGGCACGTTCTACCGCGAGGCGCTCGAACGGCAGGGCTACGACGAGGAGGCCGTCGAGATCGCCAGCGAGTGGGCCAACGGGAACCGGGAGGCCGCGCTGGCCGCCGTCTCCGACGAACTGCTCGACGACCTCGGGATCGCCGGGACTCCAGAGGAGTGTCGCGAGCGCTACGCGGCGTGGGAGTCGATCGAGGGCGTCGACGCCGTCTCGGTGTCGTTCCCGCGGGGCGCGGAGCCCGACGAGATCTCCGCGACGATGCGGGCGCTTGCTCCCGCGTGA
- a CDS encoding universal stress protein, producing MYDDVLLPTDGSEATAAAVDHAGRLAEVHGATVHVLSVVDTRNRFESPSAGIAPDAWLAAERERARQAVDEAVTALPEDVPAERVVEEGVPKSAILEYVAERDPDLVVMGTHGRTGLDHYLIGSVAENVVRESPVPVTTVRVDE from the coding sequence ATGTACGACGACGTCCTCCTCCCCACGGACGGCAGCGAGGCGACGGCCGCCGCCGTCGACCACGCGGGCCGCCTGGCCGAGGTCCACGGCGCGACCGTCCACGTCCTCTCGGTCGTGGACACGCGCAACCGCTTCGAGAGCCCGTCGGCCGGCATCGCCCCCGACGCGTGGCTCGCCGCCGAGCGCGAGCGCGCCCGCCAGGCGGTCGACGAGGCCGTCACCGCCCTCCCCGAGGACGTGCCCGCCGAGCGCGTCGTCGAGGAAGGCGTCCCGAAGTCCGCGATCCTCGAATACGTCGCGGAGCGCGACCCCGATCTGGTCGTCATGGGCACGCACGGCCGGACGGGCCTCGACCACTACCTCATCGGCAGCGTCGCCGAGAACGTCGTCCGCGAGTCGCCCGTCCCCGTCACGACCGTCCGCGTCGACGAGTGA
- a CDS encoding phosphotransferase family protein translates to MTADPVSPTRVSDEAVRGMVAAIRPEWAVESIERSPHGTDFVATLDVRTPEGPRSVVLKATTADLVDPPVARSEPRLFELVGRETTIPVPRVYGYCDAHEAFPAPFYLAEHVEGANLEDDPGRLGPAARERVVRAAGRNLAELHELGPLPAVGSVGVADGELTVLDTDDHPRAEDFRERLLEDYEGTLDALADGGYFPELADDPERFADLVPAVREHLRDAIPALPEPDPPTYNHWDYRYGNLLVDPGTGETKAVLDWANLSAAEPAYNLAKVEFHLLKPVRDDPERTAELREAFRSAYSEDRGDWSFDEATLERMAVYRLVDRLDAMACLPLWYEDATPAERDERAAEHRAFLAERVPGVDS, encoded by the coding sequence GTGACCGCCGACCCCGTCTCGCCGACCCGGGTGTCCGACGAGGCGGTCCGCGGGATGGTCGCCGCGATCCGGCCCGAGTGGGCGGTCGAGTCCATCGAGCGGAGCCCCCACGGGACGGACTTCGTGGCGACGCTCGACGTGCGGACGCCCGAGGGCCCCAGGAGCGTCGTCCTGAAGGCGACCACCGCCGACCTCGTCGACCCGCCGGTCGCCCGCTCGGAGCCGCGGCTGTTCGAGCTCGTCGGGCGGGAGACGACGATCCCGGTCCCGCGGGTCTACGGCTACTGCGACGCCCACGAGGCGTTCCCCGCGCCGTTCTACCTCGCCGAGCACGTCGAGGGCGCGAACCTGGAGGACGACCCCGGCCGTCTCGGCCCGGCGGCCCGCGAGCGGGTGGTCCGGGCGGCCGGCCGAAACCTCGCCGAACTGCACGAACTGGGTCCGCTCCCGGCGGTCGGGAGCGTCGGCGTCGCCGACGGCGAGCTGACGGTGCTCGACACCGACGACCACCCGCGGGCCGAGGACTTCCGGGAGCGCCTGCTCGAAGACTACGAGGGCACGCTCGACGCGCTCGCCGACGGCGGTTACTTCCCGGAACTGGCGGACGACCCCGAGCGGTTCGCCGACCTCGTCCCGGCTGTCCGCGAGCACCTGCGCGATGCGATCCCCGCGCTCCCCGAACCGGACCCGCCGACGTACAACCACTGGGACTACCGCTACGGCAACCTCCTGGTCGACCCCGGGACGGGGGAGACGAAGGCGGTGCTCGACTGGGCGAACCTCTCGGCAGCCGAACCCGCGTACAACCTCGCCAAGGTCGAGTTCCACCTGCTGAAGCCGGTCCGCGACGACCCCGAGCGGACGGCCGAACTGCGCGAGGCGTTCCGGTCGGCCTACTCGGAGGACCGAGGGGACTGGTCGTTCGACGAGGCGACGCTGGAGCGGATGGCCGTCTACCGGCTGGTCGACCGGCTGGACGCGATGGCGTGTCTCCCGCTGTGGTACGAGGACGCCACGCCCGCCGAGCGCGACGAGCGGGCGGCCGAACACCGGGCGTTCCTCGCCGAGCGCGTGCCCGGTGTGGACTCCTGA
- a CDS encoding FAD-binding oxidoreductase, producing MTDLDFLREAVGPDRVSTDEYARDEHAGDWGTHPEDEVRPDAVVWPESTEEVSAVLAGAHERGIPVTPYAAGTGLEGNAVPAHEGISMDTTRMDAILDVRPDDLQVDVEPGVLGSAVDEAAAEHGLTFPPLPSSGDISTVGGMIATDASGMQAVKYGVVGDWVLELEAVLADGTVVTAGSGAVKSSAGYNLKDLLVGSEGTLAVITRATLELAGRPQQVRGGRAVFETFDDAAGAIADAVQSGVDVAKIELMGSFAAEVANEYVGTDLPDAPMVFVEFHADHGVDEEIDFCRTVFADYDPVSFEIAADAEMAELWELRREMAYALDEYRENLRPLHPGDVTVPIGSFPEIVRRARREADERELPMACYGHAGDGNLHYEILVDPDDEAMVERGEAAYAAVVEAAIDLGGTATGEHGVGLGKRQFMEREHGAESVAAMRSVKDALDPDGILNPGKVFPDDSD from the coding sequence ATGACCGACCTCGACTTTCTCCGCGAGGCCGTCGGGCCCGACCGGGTGTCGACGGACGAGTACGCCCGCGACGAGCACGCCGGCGACTGGGGCACCCACCCCGAGGACGAGGTCCGCCCCGACGCCGTCGTCTGGCCGGAAAGTACCGAAGAGGTGTCGGCGGTCCTCGCCGGCGCCCACGAACGCGGCATCCCCGTCACCCCCTACGCCGCCGGCACCGGTCTGGAGGGCAACGCGGTTCCTGCCCACGAGGGTATAAGCATGGATACGACCCGGATGGACGCGATCCTGGACGTTCGGCCCGACGATCTCCAGGTCGACGTGGAGCCGGGCGTGCTGGGCAGCGCGGTCGACGAGGCGGCCGCCGAGCACGGGCTGACCTTCCCGCCGCTGCCTTCCTCCGGCGACATCTCGACGGTCGGCGGGATGATCGCGACCGACGCGAGCGGGATGCAGGCGGTGAAGTACGGCGTCGTCGGCGACTGGGTGCTCGAACTCGAAGCCGTGCTCGCCGACGGGACGGTCGTAACGGCGGGCAGCGGGGCCGTCAAGTCCTCGGCGGGCTACAACCTGAAGGACCTGCTCGTCGGCAGCGAGGGCACGCTGGCGGTGATCACGCGAGCGACGCTTGAACTCGCCGGGCGGCCCCAGCAGGTCCGGGGCGGCCGGGCGGTGTTCGAGACGTTCGACGACGCCGCCGGCGCCATCGCCGACGCCGTCCAGTCGGGCGTCGACGTGGCGAAGATCGAGCTGATGGGCTCGTTCGCGGCCGAGGTCGCCAACGAGTACGTCGGGACCGACCTCCCCGACGCTCCGATGGTCTTCGTCGAGTTCCACGCCGACCACGGGGTCGACGAGGAGATCGACTTCTGCCGGACGGTCTTCGCCGACTACGACCCCGTCTCCTTCGAGATCGCGGCCGACGCGGAGATGGCCGAGCTGTGGGAACTCCGGCGGGAGATGGCCTACGCGCTGGACGAGTACCGCGAGAATCTCCGGCCGCTCCACCCCGGCGACGTGACGGTCCCGATCGGGTCGTTCCCGGAGATCGTCCGCCGCGCCCGCCGGGAGGCCGACGAGCGGGAGCTCCCGATGGCCTGCTACGGCCACGCCGGCGACGGCAACCTCCACTACGAGATCCTCGTCGACCCCGACGACGAGGCGATGGTCGAGCGCGGCGAGGCGGCCTACGCGGCCGTCGTCGAGGCGGCCATCGACCTCGGCGGCACCGCGACCGGCGAGCACGGCGTCGGCCTCGGCAAGCGGCAGTTCATGGAGCGCGAACACGGCGCGGAGTCCGTCGCGGCGATGCGCTCGGTCAAGGACGCCCTCGACCCCGACGGGATCCTGAACCCCGGGAAGGTCTTCCCGGACGACTCCGACTGA
- the thiC gene encoding phosphomethylpyrimidine synthase ThiC, giving the protein MSTQLRRAREGTVTEAMERVAERENRDPEFVREQVAEGQAVIPANHGHESLDPMVIGREFGTKVNANIGASETTSDPAEELEKLHTAVHYGADTVMDLSTGGDLDEIREANVEYSPVPVGTVPIYEAVTRVDDVADLTHELLLDVIEKQAEQGVDYMTIHAGVKMEHLPLTDGRKTGIVSRGGSILAQWIEENGMENPLYAKFEEICDIFAEHDVTFSLGDGLRPGSLADASDEAQFAELDTLGELTRTAWDHGVQVMVEGPGHVPMDEVADNVERQQEVCDGAPFYVLGPLVTDVAPGYDHITSAIGATEAARAGAAMLCYVTPKEHLGLPDAEDVREGLAAYRIAAHAADVANGRPGARDWDDALSEARYEFDWRRQFELALDPERAREYHDQTLPGDNYKEARFCSMCGVDFCSMRIDQDAREADGEGQMEAIDDETDLEESPAAEVNRPPVGEHDGADVPDLPKFVDPYGREEPADD; this is encoded by the coding sequence ATGTCGACGCAACTGCGACGCGCCAGGGAAGGAACGGTGACGGAGGCGATGGAGCGGGTCGCCGAGCGGGAGAACCGCGACCCCGAGTTCGTCCGCGAGCAGGTGGCCGAAGGGCAGGCGGTGATCCCCGCCAACCACGGCCACGAGTCGCTGGACCCGATGGTCATCGGGCGGGAGTTCGGAACGAAGGTCAACGCCAACATCGGCGCGAGCGAGACGACCAGCGACCCGGCCGAGGAACTGGAGAAGCTCCACACCGCCGTCCACTACGGCGCGGACACGGTGATGGACCTCTCCACGGGAGGCGACCTCGACGAGATCCGCGAGGCGAACGTCGAGTACTCGCCGGTGCCCGTGGGCACGGTCCCCATCTACGAGGCGGTCACGCGGGTCGACGACGTGGCCGACCTCACCCACGAACTCCTGCTGGACGTGATCGAGAAGCAGGCCGAGCAGGGCGTCGACTACATGACGATCCACGCCGGCGTGAAGATGGAACACCTCCCGCTGACCGACGGCCGCAAGACCGGCATCGTCTCCCGGGGCGGTTCGATCCTCGCCCAGTGGATCGAGGAGAACGGCATGGAGAACCCGCTGTACGCCAAGTTCGAGGAGATCTGCGATATCTTCGCCGAACACGACGTGACCTTCTCGCTGGGGGACGGGCTCCGTCCGGGCTCGCTGGCCGACGCGAGCGACGAGGCGCAGTTCGCCGAACTCGACACGCTGGGGGAGCTGACCCGGACCGCCTGGGACCACGGCGTCCAGGTGATGGTCGAGGGACCGGGCCACGTCCCGATGGACGAGGTGGCCGACAACGTCGAGCGCCAGCAGGAGGTCTGCGACGGCGCGCCCTTCTACGTGCTCGGCCCGCTGGTGACCGACGTGGCGCCGGGCTACGACCACATCACCAGCGCCATCGGAGCGACCGAAGCGGCGCGGGCGGGCGCGGCGATGCTCTGCTACGTCACGCCCAAAGAGCACCTCGGACTGCCCGACGCCGAGGACGTGCGCGAGGGGCTGGCGGCCTACCGGATCGCCGCCCACGCCGCCGACGTGGCGAACGGCCGTCCCGGCGCTCGCGACTGGGACGACGCCCTCTCCGAGGCGAGATACGAGTTCGACTGGCGCCGGCAGTTCGAGCTCGCTCTGGACCCCGAGCGCGCCCGCGAGTACCACGACCAGACGCTGCCCGGCGACAACTACAAGGAGGCCCGCTTCTGCTCGATGTGCGGCGTCGACTTCTGCTCGATGCGCATCGACCAGGACGCCCGCGAGGCGGACGGCGAGGGTCAGATGGAGGCCATCGACGACGAGACCGACCTCGAAGAGTCGCCCGCCGCCGAGGTGAACCGCCCGCCCGTCGGCGAACACGACGGCGCCGACGTGCCCGACCTCCCGAAGTTCGTCGACCCCTACGGCCGCGAGGAGCCGGCCGACGACTGA